A single window of Cataglyphis hispanica isolate Lineage 1 chromosome 2, ULB_Chis1_1.0, whole genome shotgun sequence DNA harbors:
- the LOC126858761 gene encoding CTTNBP2 N-terminal-like protein — protein MASQSQSTTVSVTSPGVTTATTANGPPTTSAPSLGVTVPTTAAAISAAKTQTIAVCAQPSQSQQQQPNNIEPLDKSSSNTLKRNPKKELSKTDLLILLGHLEGELQARDIVIAALKSEKMKHLLSSRYLSSTADPHAALARDVAIVGGVIGIEGNQIDQQVASLEALVMQQRKAQCRMTKVLRDAEIRHRAVIKELEEEKRKHEHDTAQGDDITYGLEKERTRLKKELELEKQEKKRLEMELKKVNDHLEEEKNRQKQIVLLLLAERKKIIMKYIEERKRSEDLAQILSEEKVRIDSMAEGLEEESKKSLQMEAELEKQLAQFDMERQQYRQALTKEEKRAKDLEMELEKLRAEMDTWKESQARGPARGVGVTPPPPPAKPANLVPMPTLRPASAPQAMKGTVLGTGTPMVSSKVVQPTATVSSVPVSGPTTGIARSVAPGQALRGVAYTPNLTSVGGESTAPPDTQAVDKRQPVVPAPVSTTAAAKLITSSQAAAAAGKLGFHVGQSAASPAVSPAVQAPTAGGGLLPAKKPPISRGVPPPVPPNKPVVPPKKEAAVYLRRPELQSQSGPQQDTIKYTKQTVPSHGSITATSGVAPPVQAHQQPLPASTIQAAADEEVSNKMADSR, from the exons ATGGCATCGCAGAGTCAGAGCACTACCGTGAGCGTCACCTCGCCCGGTGtcacgacggcgacgacggccAATGGACCGCCGACGACGTCGGCGCCGTCGCTTGGTGTTACCGTCCCGACCACCGCGGCCGCCATCTCGGCCGCGAAGACCCAGACTATCGCTGTTTGTGCTCAGCCCTCACAATCTCAGCAACAGCAGCCCAACAATATTGAGCCGCTGGATAAGAGTTCCTCTAATACTCTCAAG CGCAATCCAAAGAAGGAGTTAAGCAAAActgatttgttaatattattgggACATCTAGAAGGAGAACTCCAAGCGAGGGACATTGTGATAGCAgcattaaaa TcagaaaaaatgaaacatcTTTTAAGTTCTCGGTATCTTAGCAGTACTGCAGATCCACATGCAGCACTAGCTAGAGATGTTGCAATAGTAGGTGGTGTTATTGGAATTGAAGGAAATCAAATTGATCAACAAGTAGCTAGTCTAGAAGCATTGGTGATGCAACAGAGAAAGGCGCAATGTAGAATGACAAAAGTCCTTAGAGATGCTGAAATTAGGCATAGAGca gtgATTAAAGaattagaagaagaaaaacgaAAACATGAACATGATACTGCTCAAGGTGATGATATCACTTATGGTCTTGAGAAGGAGCGAACAAGATTGAAGAAGGAGTTAGAAttagaaaaacaagaaaagaagagattgGAGATGGAATTAAAAAAGGTTAACGATCATCtcgaggaagagaaaaatcgacaaAAACAAATAGTATTGCTCCTCTTAGCAgaacggaaaaaaattatcatgaaGTATATTGAGGAGAGGAAACGATCTGAAGATTTAGCTCAAATTCTCAGTGAAGAAAAAGTAAGGATAGATTCAATGGCCGAAGGCCTCGAGGAAGAGAGTAAGAAATCATTACAGATGGAAGCGGAATTGGAAAAACAATTAGCACAATTCGATATGGAGAGGCAACAATATCGACAGGCTCTTacaaaagaggaaaagagggCAAAAGACCTTGAGATGGAATTGGAAAAGTTACGAGCCGAGATGGATACGTGGAAAGAGTCGCAGGCTCGTGGTCCTGCCAGAGGAGTTGGTGTAactccaccaccaccacctgCAAAACCAGCGAATTTAGTACCTATGCCGACACTCAGGCCGGCTAGTGCACCGCAAGCAA TGAAAGGAACAGTCTTAGGTACAGGGACACCCATGGTTAGTAGTAAAGTTGTTCAACCCACTGCCACAGTGTCCAGTGTTCCTGTCAGTGGACCAA ccaCTGGAATTGCTAGATCAGTAGCACCTGGACAGGCACTTCGTGGGGTCGCCTATACGCCTAATTTAACATCTGTAGGTGGAGAGTCTACAGCTCCTCCAGATACACAG GCTGTAGACAAGCGACAACCGGTTGTACCTGCTCCTGTTAGTACCACCGCTGCGGCTAAGCTTATCACGTCATCGCAAGCCGCTGCTGCAGCGGGGAAGCTCGGCTTTCATGTCGGCCAGTCTGCTGCGAGTCCCGCCGTCAGCCCCGCTGTTCAAGCACCCACCGCCGGTGGTGGTTTACTGCCGGCGAAAAAGCCGCCAATCTCGCGCGGCGTGCCGCCCCCGGTACCACCGAATAAGCCCGTGGTACCGCCGAAAAAGGAGGCGGCCGTTTATCTCAGAAGACCGGAATTGCAATCGCAAAGCGGGCCGCAGCAGGACACCATCAAGTATACTAAACAGACTGTCCCATCGCACGGAAGTATCACGGCGACGAGCGGAGTCGCTCCTCCCGTACAGGCGCATCAGCAACCCCTTCCGGCGAGCACCATCCAAGCTGCCGCCGACGAAGAGGTCAGTAATAAGATGGCGGATTCAAGATAG
- the LOC126858747 gene encoding exportin-5 translates to MEFGAGDVAQISAELARVVEVIMSPDISQQQRLEVYNACERFKESSPLCAQCGLYLAQRSPDRSSVVRHFGLQLMEHCVKYRWTQISQSEKIFIKENAMKLLQEGTEPLLQEEAHIKDALSRVVVEMIKREWPQQWPTLLAELSQACTQGVSQTELVLLVFLRLVEDVALLQTLESNQRRKDIYQALTTNMAEIFSFFLRLMEQHFSEFQKKSALGQTSEAAAQSKVVQIVLSTLTGFVEWVSINHIMAEDGRLLQILCLLLGDPIFQCSAAECLLQIVNRKGKAEDRKQLMILFSEEALRFIYTAATTLPSLAGPTNFHENHYLFLKKLIQVMTGMATQLCTLWGKDDASSIRPTHFNLFLDTTLTFTMYSSLTLTHLANAIWVMLFKHEHIKNDSLLLTYVPKYVEHTAPKLIRVAYPYGRQSNGMTTYCLVDYDSEEEFNVFLHRFRMDLLEGFRHATMVAPLVTFTYVQQWLTAKITKGMTDLQYKSDQNDREYLEWEALAQALDSVVSRILLINERPSVQTGLQLLELCLGYSPQDSWLLSALLSCISALFVFLSMSTGSMAMPGVAILPRVLEKIFAALVFEAPGENERNHSRATKNVRRHAASLMVKISLKYPLLLLPVFEQIRTMVRNLTREPSPLSRMESVMLYEALLLISNHFCDYERQNRFVAEVIGNASNKFVTLGTEWFKGPAEFMQFVGLDRPPVENMLEDSARYNRSDLMMCICTVLSVVKRCSIPEDPDRAARGGFVAALSESGNPVYRNPAAPHVIPILPTLFALLRTMNALFTPAALSLLSEGYKNAYGLLESEKANLLGVNVTNDNTSETDQTSSTSLVRMQSFLSTIHDQCYHMLGSGCHMIGRDFYQLPGFAPALLNSVFSNMELIPDYRLRPIIRVFMKPFIYSCPPAFYESVLVPVLAHVSTHMCQRLSAKWQYIAHLYESGGLDENTDTQEVIDDMLNRNLTRDFVDVLKVALIGGAASDAAPPDSMDQDSGMAVDPPLSRGNSIVAEVVSELGAFILRHPSTCHSVVLCVLGALAWNDSNASLKATMLTGPVVRTLAADGSLTPSMAAHIMVAVLQGLQLHGQHEANQGSLITLGAQVYECLRPKFPNIIEVMQQIPGVNPADLQRFDEKMAVISTKGNKVEKGKKDLFKKITNQLIGRSVGQLFRKEVKIDNLPRIEVFGKSQQVRVDDISKNATDIGITALFAGPT, encoded by the exons ATGGAGTTTGGAGCGGGCGATGTCGCCCAAATATCGGCGGAACTGGCCCGAGTGGTCGAGGTAATAATGTCACCCGATATATCTCAGCAGCAACGATTGGAAGTATACAATGCTTGCGAAAGATTCAAGGAATCCTCACCATTGTGCGCACAATGTGGCTTATATCTGGCACAGAGATCTCCAGACAGAAGCTCGGTGGTACGTCATTTTGGTCTACAGCTAATGGAACATTGCGTGAAGTATAGATGGACTCAGATCTCGCAGTCAGAGAAGATCTTCATCAAGGAAAATGCAATGAAATTACTTCAAGAAGGCACTGAACCATTGCTACAGGAAGAGGCACACATAAAGGATGCACTATCGCGGGTAGTAGTTGAAATGATAAAGCGAGAATGGCCTCAACAGTGGCCCACTTTGTTAGCCGAACTCAGTCAGGCCTGTACACAAGGTGTGAGTCAAACTGAGCTGGTCTTGTTGGTATTTCTTAGACTGGTGGAAGATGTGGCACTTCTACAGACACTTGAATCCAATCAGAGGAGAAAAGACATATACCAAGCATTGACTACAAATATGGCAGAAATCTTTAGTTTCTTCTTAAGATTAATGGAACAACACTTTTCggaatttcaaaagaaaagtGCCTTAGGACAGACATCCGAAGCTGCAGCACAAAGTAAAGTCGTTCAA ATAGTACTATCTACACTAACCGGATTTGTCGAGTGGGTTTCTATAAACCACATAATGGCTGAGGACGGaagattattgcaaatattgtgCCTCCTGCTAGGCGATCCCATATTTCAATGTTCTGCCGCCGAATGCCTGCTCCAGATTGTAAATCGCAAGGGCAAAGCCGAAGATCGAAAGCAATTGATGATCCTGTTTTCGGAAGAAGctttgagatttatttatacggCAGCTACTACATTACCATCTCTCGCCGGACCTACGAATTTCCATGAGAATCATTATCTATTCCTGAAGAAGCTCATACAA gTAATGACGGGCATGGCAACACAACTTTGCACTTTATGGGGAAAAGATGATGCCTCCAGCATACGGCCAACACACTTCAACCTTTTTTTGGACACTACGCTCACATTTACAATGTATTCAAGTCTTACGCTTACGCATTTAGCGAATGCAATCTGGGTGATGTTGTTTAAGCATGAACACATCAAGAATGATTCGTTATTGCTGACATATGTGCCTAAATATGTAGAACACACGGCGCCCAAGCTAATTCGTGTCGCATATCCATATGGTAGACAAAGCAACGGCATGACCACATACTGTCTCGTTGATTACGACTCGGAGGAGGAATTCAATGTCTTTTTGCATCGATTCAGGATGGACCTGTTAGAGGGATTTAGACATGCGACCATGGTAGCGCCCTTAGTAACGTTCACATATGTGCAACAGTGGCTAACTGCAAAAATTACCAAGGGTATGACAGATCTGCAATACAAGAGTGATCAAAATGATCGAGAGTACCTCGAGTGGGAGGCTCTTGCACAAGCATTGGATTCTGTTGTATCCAGAATTTTATTGATCAATGAGCGACCGAGTGTGCAGACCGGTTTGCAGCTGTTAGAACTTTGTCTAGGTTACTCGCCACAAGATTCTTGGTTACTATCCGCTCTATTATCCTGCATAAGTGCACTTTTCGTGTTCCTGTCGATGTCAACTGGTTCGATGGCCATGCCGGGCGTCGCTATCTTGCCACGCGTTCTTGAGAAAATCTTCGCCGCGTTAGTGTTCGAAGCGCCAGGCGAGAACGAACGCAATCACTCGCGTGCAACCAAAAACGTGCGACGGCATGCAGCTAGTCTCATGGTAAAGATCAGTCTCAAGTATCCGTTACTACTTTTGCCAGTATTCGAGCAGATACGCACAATGGTACGCAATTTGACGCGAGAACCGAGTCCGTTATCCCGAATGGAAAGTGTCATGTTGTACGAGGCGTTACTCCTCATTTCCAATCATTTTTGCGACTACGAAAGGCAGAATCGATTCGTCGCGGAGGTGATCGGTAACGCGTCCAACAAATTCGTCACGTTGGGTACGGAATGGTTTAAGGGACCGGCAGAATTTATGCAATTCGTGGGACTGGATAGACCACCAGTGGAAAATATGCTAGAGGATTCGGCTAGATACAATCGCAGTGATCTCATGATGTGCATTTGTACCGTTTTGAGTGTTGTCAAGCGATGCTCCATTCCAGAAGATCCTGATCGCGCGGCGAGAGGTGGTTTTGTTGCTGCGCTCAGCGAGAGTGGTAATCCGGTATACCGAAATCCCGCAGCACCCCACGTAATTCCTATCTTGCCGACGCTATTCGCATTGCTGCGAACGATGAATGCTCTCTTCACTCCAGCCGCTCTTTCACTTCTTTCGGAG gGTTACAAAAATGCTTATGGACTTTTGGAGTCAGAAAAAGCGAATTTGTTGGGTGTAAATGTGACCAACGATAATACTAGTGAGACAGATCAGACTTCAAGCACTTCCCTGGTCCGAATGCAATCATTTCTCAGTACAATTCATGATCAGTGCTATCATATGCTAGGCAGCGGCTGTCATATGATCGGCCGAGATTTCTATCAATTGCCCGGATTTGCTCCAGCGTTGCTCAATTCAGTTTTCTCGAACATGGAg CTGATTCCAGACTACAGACTGCGGCCGATTATACGTGTGTTTATGAAGCCATTCATATATTCATGTCCACCAGCTTTTTATGAAAGCGTACTGGTACCTGTATTGGCTCATGTATCTACACATA TGTGTCAAAGATTAAGCGCAAAGTGGCAGTACATTGCGCATCTTTACGAATCCGGTGGTTTAGACGAGAACACCGACACACAAGAAGTCATCGATGACATGCTCAATAGAAATCTAACTAGAGATTTCGTGGATGTATTAAAGGTGGCTCTAATCGGTGGAGCTGCTAGCGATGCTGCGCCTCCAGACAGCATGGATCAGGACAGTGGAATGGCAGTGGATCCACCTCTTTCGCGGGGGAACAGCATTGTCGCCGAAGTCGTTAGCGAGTTGGGAGCTTTCATTCTGCGTCATCCGTCCACCTGTCATAGCGTCGTCCTATGTGTATTAGG GGCGCTTGCGTGGAATGATTCAAACGCGAGTCTCAAAGCGACGATGTTGACTGGACCCGTAGTACGAACATTGGCAGCCGATGGTAGTCTCACTCCTAGCATGGCAGCGCACATCATGGTCGCCGTTCTTCAAGGTTTACAATTGCATGGTCAGCACGAAGCTAATCAAGGTTCCCTCATTACTCTTGGCGCACAAGTCTACGAATGCCTCAGACCTAAGTTTCCAAATATCATCGAAGTAATGCAGCAGATTCCAGGAGTCAATCCTGCCGACTTGCAACGATTCGATGAAAAAATGGCAGTGATCAGTACAAAAGGCAACAAGGTTGAAAAGGGAAAGAAGGAtctcttcaaaaaaattacaaatcag CTTATTGGCAGAAGCGTAGGTCAATTGTTTCGCAAGGAAGTTAAAATAGACAATTTACCGCGAATAGAAGTATTCGGTAAATCTCAACAAGTGCGCGTGGACGATATATCGAAGAATGCCACTGATATAGGAATAACAGCATTGTTCGCTGGGCCTACGTAG